The following proteins are encoded in a genomic region of Streptomyces gobiensis:
- a CDS encoding class I SAM-dependent methyltransferase gives MKDPSIRRSVALFRAFRKEQSDPEECYGLLAKDAAAQVERYSPLSGATVVDVGGGSGHFTEEFRRRGAHSFLFEPDLRELRAGGRKPAGSVIADGYMLPVADGVADICFSSNVLEHVADPQTFLSEMVRVTRPGGLIYVSFTNWYSPWGGHETAPWHYLGHDRARARYRRRTGREAKHTLGENLFAVHIGPTLRHVRARDDVEIVTARSRYWPFLAGAITRVPGLREIATWNLLLILRRSPQ, from the coding sequence GTGAAGGATCCGTCCATCCGGAGATCGGTCGCGTTGTTCCGCGCCTTCAGGAAGGAACAGAGCGACCCCGAGGAGTGCTACGGCCTGCTGGCGAAGGACGCCGCCGCGCAGGTCGAGCGTTACTCGCCGCTGTCCGGTGCGACCGTGGTCGATGTCGGCGGCGGCAGCGGACACTTCACCGAGGAGTTCCGCCGCCGTGGCGCGCACAGCTTCCTGTTCGAACCCGACCTGCGCGAGCTGCGCGCGGGCGGCCGCAAACCGGCGGGCTCCGTCATCGCCGACGGCTATATGCTGCCGGTCGCCGACGGGGTGGCCGACATCTGCTTCTCCTCCAATGTGCTGGAGCATGTCGCCGACCCGCAGACCTTCCTCAGCGAGATGGTGCGTGTCACCCGTCCCGGCGGGCTGATCTACGTGTCCTTCACCAACTGGTACTCCCCCTGGGGTGGCCATGAGACGGCCCCCTGGCACTACCTCGGCCACGACCGGGCCCGTGCACGCTACCGGCGGCGCACCGGCCGCGAGGCCAAGCACACCCTCGGCGAGAACCTCTTCGCCGTACACATCGGCCCTACTTTGCGTCATGTCCGGGCCCGCGACGATGTCGAGATCGTCACGGCCCGCTCCCGGTACTGGCCCTTCCTGGCCGGTGCCATCACCCGAGTCCCGGGCTTGCGCGAGATCGCCACCTGGAACCTTCTTCTCATTCTCCGGCGGAGCCCCCAATGA
- a CDS encoding NADP-dependent oxidoreductase: protein MSLPATGRAWHLTARPEGWPTPDGFALREAPIHAPGSGQILVRNLFMSVDPYMRGRMNDVKSYVPPFQLDQPMDGSAVGVVVASEAAGFAPGDHVLHWLGWREYATLDAAHAEKVSAELAPLSAYLGVLGMPGLTAYAGLLEVASFQEGDAVFVSGAAGAVGSQVGQIARLKGASRVIGSAGSDEKVKLLTEEYGFDAAFNYKSGPVAQQLKAAAPEGIDVYFDNVGGDHLEAAISSLKVHGRATLCGMIAQYNDTEPPAAPRNLAMVIGKRLRLQGMLVNDHNGLRPRFVEETAAWIRSGELKYHETVVSDIENAVEAFLGMLRGQNTGKMVVALGD from the coding sequence ATGAGCTTGCCCGCTACCGGCCGCGCATGGCATCTGACCGCCCGCCCGGAGGGCTGGCCCACCCCGGACGGCTTCGCGCTGCGCGAGGCACCGATCCACGCACCCGGGTCCGGGCAGATCCTGGTGCGTAACCTCTTTATGTCGGTTGACCCCTATATGCGTGGTCGGATGAACGACGTCAAGTCCTACGTCCCGCCGTTCCAGCTCGACCAGCCCATGGACGGCTCCGCGGTCGGTGTCGTCGTGGCGTCCGAGGCGGCGGGCTTCGCGCCCGGTGACCATGTGCTGCACTGGCTCGGCTGGCGGGAGTACGCCACGCTGGACGCCGCCCACGCGGAGAAGGTCTCCGCCGAGCTGGCGCCACTCAGCGCCTATCTGGGTGTGCTCGGTATGCCGGGGCTGACCGCCTACGCCGGGCTGCTGGAGGTCGCCTCCTTCCAGGAGGGCGACGCCGTCTTCGTCTCCGGCGCGGCCGGCGCGGTCGGCAGCCAGGTCGGCCAGATCGCCAGGCTCAAGGGCGCGTCCCGGGTCATCGGCAGCGCGGGTTCGGACGAGAAGGTCAAGCTCCTGACCGAGGAGTACGGCTTCGACGCCGCCTTCAACTACAAGAGCGGCCCGGTGGCACAGCAGCTCAAGGCGGCTGCCCCGGAGGGCATCGATGTCTACTTCGACAACGTCGGCGGCGATCACCTCGAAGCCGCCATCAGTTCGCTCAAGGTCCATGGCCGCGCCACCCTCTGCGGCATGATCGCGCAGTACAACGACACCGAGCCGCCCGCCGCGCCGCGCAATCTCGCCATGGTCATCGGCAAGCGGCTACGGCTTCAGGGCATGCTCGTCAACGATCACAACGGTCTCCGGCCGCGGTTCGTCGAGGAGACGGCGGCATGGATCCGCTCGGGCGAGTTGAAGTACCACGAAACAGTCGTCTCAGACATCGAGAACGCCGTGGAGGCGTTCCTCGGCATGCTCCGCGGCCAGAACACCGGAAAGATGGTCGTCGCTCTCGGCGACTAG
- a CDS encoding organic hydroperoxide resistance protein: MSIPNIDVLYTATATAENGRDGRVASDDGKLDVVVNPPKEMGGSGAGTNPEQLFAAGYSACFQGALGVVARQEKADISGSNVTAEVGIGKTPEGGFGLKVAISANIPNVDAATAKDLLEKAHQVCPYSNATRGNIEVTLALV; this comes from the coding sequence ATGTCCATCCCGAACATCGACGTCCTGTACACCGCGACGGCCACCGCCGAGAACGGCCGTGACGGCCGGGTCGCCAGCGATGACGGCAAGCTGGACGTCGTCGTCAATCCGCCCAAGGAGATGGGCGGCAGCGGCGCGGGCACCAACCCCGAACAGCTTTTCGCCGCCGGTTACAGCGCCTGCTTCCAGGGTGCGCTCGGCGTCGTCGCCCGCCAGGAGAAGGCCGACATTTCGGGCTCCAATGTCACCGCCGAGGTGGGCATCGGCAAGACCCCGGAGGGCGGCTTCGGCCTGAAGGTCGCCATCTCGGCGAACATCCCGAACGTCGACGCGGCCACCGCCAAGGACCTCCTGGAGAAGGCCCACCAGGTCTGCCCGTACTCCAACGCGACCCGCGGCAACATCGAGGTGACCCTCGCCCTCGTCTGA
- a CDS encoding PucR family transcriptional regulator, translating to MTATVRSAWGDVPATQLRQFAERARNEIPVLAQDILREIRREYPGLPVILDESGEPMSLIGIRRALEHFVEHLATGLGSPHVHPRVFQEFGRGELLQGRSLDSLQAIYRLGVRLAWRRLAEIGQQAEIPAPAMYELAESGFQYLDGLVAESVRGYAEAAARQAGERLRLQRRLLDLLLTDHGGDVSMDELLAERAARIGWPVPQAVAVAVLVRPAREAVPPAVGPDVLLDMEREQPLMVVPDPDAAGRAELLRRATAGWTGAIGPPVPLADAAKSLRWAQSAITLMQRGLLPSGELLHCQEHTEALVLLPPEELIDDLGRRLLAPLDDCGASHGRRLAETLLAWLETRGGAPEIAARLSVHPQTVRYRLRQIRELWGDGIDDPDRRFELELVLRAKRLRGQ from the coding sequence GTGACCGCCACGGTGCGTTCCGCCTGGGGTGATGTCCCGGCGACCCAGCTGCGGCAGTTCGCCGAACGGGCCCGGAACGAGATCCCCGTGCTCGCCCAGGACATCCTGCGCGAGATCCGCCGTGAGTACCCCGGACTCCCGGTCATCCTGGACGAGTCCGGCGAGCCCATGTCCCTCATCGGCATCCGCCGGGCCCTCGAGCACTTTGTGGAGCATCTGGCCACCGGTCTGGGCAGCCCGCATGTGCACCCCCGGGTCTTCCAGGAATTCGGCCGGGGCGAGCTGTTGCAAGGGCGAAGCCTGGACTCGCTGCAGGCTATCTACCGGCTCGGCGTCCGGCTCGCCTGGCGCCGCCTCGCCGAGATCGGCCAGCAGGCCGAGATCCCGGCCCCCGCCATGTACGAGCTGGCCGAGTCCGGCTTTCAGTACCTCGACGGACTGGTCGCCGAATCCGTACGCGGCTACGCCGAGGCTGCCGCCCGGCAGGCCGGAGAGCGGCTGCGGCTCCAGCGCCGGCTGCTCGATCTGCTGCTCACCGACCATGGCGGCGACGTCTCGATGGATGAGCTGCTGGCCGAGCGAGCGGCCCGGATCGGCTGGCCGGTGCCGCAGGCCGTCGCGGTCGCAGTGCTCGTACGGCCCGCCCGGGAGGCCGTACCGCCCGCGGTCGGCCCCGATGTGCTGCTCGATATGGAGCGGGAACAGCCGCTGATGGTGGTCCCGGACCCGGATGCCGCCGGGCGAGCCGAGCTGCTGCGCCGCGCCACCGCGGGCTGGACCGGCGCGATAGGCCCGCCGGTGCCCCTCGCCGACGCCGCCAAGTCACTGCGCTGGGCCCAGTCCGCGATCACCCTGATGCAGCGCGGACTGCTGCCCAGCGGCGAGCTGCTGCACTGCCAGGAGCACACCGAGGCGCTGGTCCTGTTGCCGCCTGAGGAGCTGATCGACGATCTGGGCCGTCGCCTCCTCGCCCCCCTCGACGACTGCGGCGCCTCCCATGGCCGCCGCTTGGCCGAGACCCTGCTCGCCTGGCTGGAGACCCGGGGCGGCGCCCCCGAGATCGCCGCCCGGCTCAGCGTCCACCCGCAGACCGTCCGCTACCGGCTGCGGCAGATACGCGAGCTGTGGGGCGACGGCATCGACGACCCGGACCGCCGCTTCGAACTGGAACTGGTACTACGCGCCAAACGCCTGCGCGGACAGTAG
- a CDS encoding DUF3068 domain-containing protein: MRRSASPLSLILLGLGVFLLVLGPLLAWYVEPRAKRTPIDVEQTTVFSGRGSYFDQQALKTQDDQRLTITRRVMGNVSESEKNGVAVWDVSTTIDNPQTLKREDPRKSFQWSTERWVTDRKTNAPVHCCEEAPQPFAGEAYLKFPFDVQERSYRWWDGTLKDTVALRYQGRTKVRGYEGLRFTGTVKPTKSGTRQVPGRLVGVDRPQVMAEEWYSNSGIELIVDQRTGRILRATIGPKVTLRAPGSDKDAQVLLASDKIAFTPETQRKQVDQAKADSRKLQLVGETVPIGGGAAGAALAIVGGALVVRGKRVSLRGRPRTG; encoded by the coding sequence ATGCGCCGTTCCGCCTCACCTCTCTCGCTGATTCTCCTCGGGCTGGGCGTGTTTCTGCTGGTCCTGGGCCCGCTGCTGGCCTGGTACGTGGAACCGCGGGCCAAACGCACGCCGATCGACGTGGAGCAGACCACGGTCTTTTCCGGGCGTGGCAGCTACTTCGACCAGCAGGCGCTCAAGACCCAGGACGACCAGCGGCTCACCATCACCCGGCGGGTGATGGGCAATGTCTCGGAAAGCGAGAAAAACGGGGTCGCCGTCTGGGACGTATCGACCACCATCGACAATCCGCAGACCCTGAAACGGGAGGATCCACGCAAATCATTTCAGTGGTCCACCGAGCGCTGGGTCACCGACCGGAAGACCAACGCCCCGGTGCACTGCTGCGAGGAGGCTCCCCAACCCTTCGCCGGTGAGGCGTACCTGAAGTTCCCCTTTGATGTGCAGGAGCGGAGTTACCGCTGGTGGGACGGCACGCTGAAGGACACCGTGGCGCTCCGCTACCAGGGCCGGACGAAGGTACGGGGCTATGAGGGCCTGCGCTTCACGGGCACCGTGAAACCCACCAAATCGGGCACCAGGCAGGTGCCCGGGCGGCTGGTCGGAGTAGACCGGCCGCAGGTGATGGCCGAGGAGTGGTACTCCAACTCCGGCATCGAGCTCATCGTCGACCAGCGCACCGGCCGGATCCTCAGGGCCACCATCGGGCCGAAGGTGACCCTGCGCGCACCGGGCAGCGACAAGGACGCCCAGGTGCTGCTGGCGAGCGACAAGATCGCGTTCACCCCGGAGACCCAGCGCAAGCAGGTCGACCAGGCCAAGGCCGACAGCCGCAAGCTCCAACTGGTCGGCGAGACGGTGCCGATCGGCGGCGGCGCGGCCGGGGCGGCACTGGCCATCGTGGGCGGGGCGCTGGTCGTACGCGGGAAGCGGGTGAGCCTGCGTGGACGGCCCCGCACCGGGTGA
- a CDS encoding MarR family winged helix-turn-helix transcriptional regulator: MTPRKTPPDPLAREVVELIGTVVGRYHEEYDEAATGYALTGAQARVLALLMHGPLPMRRIAEQLKCEPSNVTGIVDRLESRGLVERRPDPSDRRVKLAATTAAGLETGTRLRDSLGDFAREPLARLSEAERTALRDLLRRMLG, from the coding sequence ATGACTCCCCGCAAGACGCCCCCCGACCCGCTGGCTCGTGAAGTGGTCGAGCTGATCGGCACCGTCGTGGGCCGGTACCACGAGGAGTACGACGAGGCCGCGACCGGATACGCGCTGACCGGTGCCCAGGCCCGGGTCCTCGCGCTACTGATGCACGGTCCCCTTCCGATGCGGCGGATCGCCGAGCAGCTGAAGTGCGAGCCCTCCAATGTGACGGGCATCGTCGACCGGCTGGAGTCCCGTGGCCTGGTGGAGCGCCGGCCGGACCCGTCCGACCGGCGGGTCAAGCTCGCCGCGACGACGGCTGCGGGCCTGGAGACGGGCACTCGGCTCCGTGACTCGCTCGGTGACTTCGCGCGGGAGCCGCTGGCGAGGCTCTCCGAGGCGGAGCGGACGGCGCTGCGTGATCTGCTCCGCCGCATGCTGGGCTAG
- a CDS encoding zinc-dependent alcohol dehydrogenase, translated as MTKTVRAIVIDKPGEHRLVTGPAAEPGPGEARIAVYAAGICASDRELYDGTRAEGYVRYPVIPGHEWSGTVEAVGEGVNPALIGRKVVGEGFRACLTCERCREGATTLCTSGYDETGFTQPGAFADVLTVPARLLHVLDDDTDPRAAALLEPAAVVAAAVLAGEPRPGERIAVVGAGTLGLLAVQLLAASSPAELLVIDPRVGRAEQSLRMGATRVLGPADAEARYGRYDMVVETAGAASTAGNACLLARRGGRVLLTGMFEPGAQGIDPVHLSVSQLTIRSIFGAPPAAWTHAVRAFNTGLLDPAPLITHELALHDFAKAMALAGSGAPDVGKVLLRP; from the coding sequence GTGACCAAGACCGTTCGAGCGATCGTCATCGACAAACCCGGTGAACACCGGCTGGTGACCGGCCCGGCGGCCGAGCCCGGCCCCGGGGAAGCCCGGATCGCCGTCTACGCCGCCGGAATCTGCGCCAGCGACCGCGAGCTGTACGACGGCACCCGCGCCGAGGGCTATGTGCGCTACCCCGTGATTCCCGGCCATGAGTGGTCCGGCACGGTGGAGGCGGTCGGCGAAGGTGTGAATCCGGCGCTGATCGGCCGCAAGGTGGTCGGCGAGGGCTTCCGGGCCTGCCTGACCTGTGAGCGATGCCGGGAGGGCGCGACCACTCTGTGCACCAGCGGATACGACGAGACGGGCTTCACCCAGCCCGGGGCGTTCGCCGATGTACTGACGGTCCCGGCCCGGCTGCTGCACGTCCTCGACGATGACACCGACCCCCGCGCCGCCGCGCTGCTGGAGCCCGCCGCCGTCGTGGCCGCCGCGGTACTCGCGGGCGAGCCCCGGCCCGGTGAGCGGATCGCCGTGGTCGGCGCCGGCACTCTCGGGCTGCTGGCCGTACAGCTGCTGGCCGCGTCCTCACCCGCCGAACTGCTGGTGATCGACCCCCGCGTCGGCCGCGCCGAGCAGTCCCTGCGGATGGGCGCCACCCGGGTACTCGGCCCCGCCGACGCCGAAGCGCGGTACGGCCGCTATGACATGGTGGTGGAAACCGCGGGCGCGGCCAGCACGGCCGGGAACGCCTGTCTGCTCGCCCGGCGCGGCGGGCGGGTGCTCCTCACCGGCATGTTCGAACCGGGCGCCCAGGGCATTGACCCGGTCCACCTCTCCGTCAGCCAGCTCACCATCCGCTCCATCTTCGGCGCCCCGCCCGCCGCCTGGACCCACGCGGTACGGGCCTTCAACACCGGCCTGCTCGACCCGGCTCCGCTGATCACCCATGAGCTGGCGCTGCATGACTTCGCCAAGGCGATGGCCCTGGCGGGCAGTGGAGCGCCGGACGTCGGCAAGGTCCTGCTAAGGCCGTAG
- a CDS encoding glycosyltransferase family 4 protein, with protein sequence MPQHVPPPSVAARATAHPALPAQRRTTQATNVEPPSPRRIVFLARRDLGNPAAGGSELLIDRIAAGLTAHGHQVTLLCGGPAAYRDYRVVSAGSDAGHFLRARRAFARQVGDCDLLVEVCNGMPYLAPLWHRGPTLCLVNHVHTDLWDMRYPGPAARLGRKLEHWALADTHRRNLMVAVSGSTADALRGLGVPGERIRIVHNGVADPDPLMPKSPEPLFLAMGRLVEYKRIDLLLRLWERVRPVTGGRLVIVGDGPERARLEAMAGPDVTFAGHVSESEKHRLLCQSWLLLHPSMVEGWGLVVMEAAIRGTPAIGFDIPGLRDSIEDGATGMLARGESSFAAAWCTLALSTERRTALGRAAELRAGHFRWANTVRSFRAVAAEAFAAGAVSSRSSRDRQAAR encoded by the coding sequence ATGCCCCAGCACGTGCCACCCCCGTCGGTCGCCGCTCGCGCCACCGCGCACCCCGCGCTCCCCGCGCAGCGGCGTACCACCCAGGCCACCAACGTCGAGCCGCCGTCCCCACGCCGGATCGTCTTTCTCGCCCGACGCGACCTCGGCAACCCGGCCGCCGGCGGTTCCGAGCTGCTGATCGACCGGATCGCCGCCGGGCTCACCGCCCATGGCCATCAAGTCACCCTGCTGTGCGGCGGACCAGCGGCCTACCGGGACTACCGAGTGGTCTCGGCCGGTAGTGACGCAGGTCACTTCCTGCGCGCCCGCCGGGCGTTCGCCCGTCAGGTCGGCGACTGCGATCTGCTGGTCGAGGTCTGCAACGGCATGCCGTATCTCGCCCCGCTGTGGCACCGCGGCCCCACCCTGTGCCTGGTCAACCATGTCCACACGGATCTGTGGGACATGCGCTACCCGGGCCCGGCCGCCCGGCTCGGCCGCAAGCTGGAGCACTGGGCGCTGGCCGACACCCACCGCCGCAATCTGATGGTCGCCGTCTCCGGTTCCACCGCCGACGCGCTGCGCGGTCTCGGGGTGCCGGGTGAGCGCATACGTATCGTCCACAACGGCGTCGCGGACCCTGACCCGCTGATGCCGAAATCTCCCGAGCCGCTCTTTCTCGCCATGGGGCGGCTCGTTGAGTACAAGCGGATCGATCTGCTGCTGCGGCTGTGGGAACGGGTCCGCCCGGTGACCGGCGGGCGGCTGGTCATCGTCGGCGATGGCCCCGAGCGTGCGCGCCTGGAAGCGATGGCCGGGCCGGATGTCACCTTCGCCGGGCATGTCTCCGAGTCCGAGAAGCACCGGCTGCTGTGCCAGTCATGGCTGCTGCTGCACCCCTCCATGGTGGAGGGGTGGGGTCTGGTCGTCATGGAAGCCGCCATCCGCGGCACACCCGCGATCGGCTTCGACATACCGGGTCTTCGGGACTCCATCGAGGATGGCGCGACGGGGATGCTGGCCCGTGGCGAGAGCTCCTTCGCCGCCGCTTGGTGCACCCTCGCGCTGTCCACGGAGCGCCGCACGGCGCTGGGCCGGGCAGCTGAGCTGCGGGCGGGCCATTTCCGCTGGGCGAATACGGTCCGCAGCTTCCGCGCCGTGGCCGCCGAGGCGTTCGCCGCCGGCGCTGTCTCCTCCCGCTCCTCCCGGGACCGGCAGGCGGCGAGGTGA